From a region of the Anoplopoma fimbria isolate UVic2021 breed Golden Eagle Sablefish chromosome 16, Afim_UVic_2022, whole genome shotgun sequence genome:
- the cryba2b gene encoding beta-crystallin A2b, translated as MNTQQMEQMGQFKITVWEEENFQGKRCEFMLECQNIMERGFNKIRSIKVENGPWVGYEYPEFQGQQFILEKGDYPRYEAWSGNSSYRTEHMLSFRPIKCANHSDSKVTLYECEDFQGRKFEMCDDYPSLQAMGWCSKEVPSIKVNSGAWVAYQFPGYRGYQYILERDRHQGEYRNYNEFSTQAHTNQVQSIRRIQH; from the exons ATGAACACTCAACAGATGGAGCAGATGGGCCAGTTCAAGATCACAGTCTGGGAGGAGGAGAACTTCCAGGGAAAGCGCTGTGAGTTCATGCTGGAGTGCCAGAACATCATGGAGAGGGGCTTCAACAAGATCCGTTCCATCAAGGTTGAGAATGGACC TTGGGTGGGTTATGAGTACCCAGAGTTCCAGGGACAGCAGTTTATCCTGGAGAAGGGAGACTACCCTCGCTACGAGGCCTGGAGTGGAAACAGCAGCTACAGAACCGAGCACATGCTTTCCTTCAGACCCATCAAGTGCGCT aaCCACAGTGACAGCAAGGTGACCCTGTACGAGTGTGAGGACTTCCAGGGCCGTAAGTTCGAGATGTGCGATGACTACCCTTCCCTACAGGCCATGGGATGGTGCAGCAAGGAGGTGCCTTCCATCAAAGTCAACTCAGGAGC ctgGGTGGCCTACCAGTTCCCTGGTTACCGCGGCTACCAGTACAtcctggagagagacagacaccaAGGCGAGTACAGAAACTACAATGAGTTCAGCACCCAGGCTCACACCAACCAGGTGCAGTCCATTCGTAGGATCCAGCACTAA
- the umps gene encoding uridine 5'-monophosphate synthase, with translation MENVSTESLTLKLHDVDGVKFGEYKLKSGLLTPIYVDLRVLVSHPALMNQVASVLYQRVQDEGLQFDSVCGVPYTALPLATIICSRHELPMLIRRKEAKDYGTKRMVEGSFREGDTCLIIEDTVTTGSSILETAEVLYKEGLKVTDAVVLMDREQGAVDMLASKGIRLHPIISMFKLLDVLKAAERIDAKTAQSVRKFILDNNTFSPKDDNSNGVPATKKVCVEKNMELSYADRAKLPNVHPLASKLLKTMEEKQSNLCVSADVTSSEELLQLADSLGPTICMLKTHVDILKDYTVAFSQKLQALAEKHNFLIFEDRKFADIGNTVKHQYEGGLYQISSWSHIVNAHAVPGPGVVKGLSAVGKPLGRGCLLIAQMSSQGSLATGGYTQAVLTMAEEQSDFVIGFICGSKISKRPEFIHMTPGVQMKAGGDGLGQQYTTPEEVLFNKGSDVIIVGRGILEAPDRLKAAESYRKSGWEAYTKRLGQSGQ, from the exons ATGGAGAACGTTTCCACCGAGAGTTTAACCCTGAAGCTGCACGACGTGGACGGGGTGAAGTTCGGGGAGTACAAGCTGAAGAGCGGCCTGCTGACCCCCATATACGTCGACCTGAGGGTCCTCGTGTCGCACCCCGCGCTCATGAACCAG GTGGCAAGTGTTCTCTACCAGCGTGTGCAAGATGAAGGACTCCAGTTTGACTCTGTGTGTGGGGTTCCATACACAGCTCTGCCTCTGGCCACGATCATCTGTTCTAGACATGAACTGCCCATGCTCATCAGGAGAAAGGAGGCCAAGGACTATG GAACCAAGCGTATGGTGGAGGGCTCGTTTCGTGAGGGGGACACGTGTCTGATCATTGAGGACACGGTGACCACCGGCAGCAGCATCCTGGAGACCGCTGAAGTGCTCTACAAAGAGGGACTGAAG GTGACCGACGCCGTGGTGCTAATGGACAGAGAGCAAGGCGCAGTAGATATGCTGGCGTCTAAGGGAATCCGGCTCCATCCCATCATCTCCATGTTCAAGCTGCTCGACGTGCTGAAGGCGGCTGAACGCATCGACGCCAAAACCGCCCAGAGCGTCCGCAAGTTCATCCTGGACAATAACACGTTCAG CCCAAAGGATGATAACAGCAATGGGGTCCCTGCCACCaagaaggtgtgtgtggagaagaaCATGGAGCTGAGCTACGCAGACAGAGCCAAACTACCAA ACGTTCACCCTCTGGCGTCAAAGCTGCTGAAGACCATGGAGGAGAAGCAGTCCAACCTGTGTGTGTCCGCCGATGTGACGAGCAGCGAGGAGCTCCTTCAGCTGGCCGACTCTCTAGGTCCCACCATCTGTATGCTGAAGACCCACGTAGACATCCTGAAG GACTACACAGTGGCCTTCAGCCAGAAACTGCAGGCTTTGGCCGAGAAACACAACTTCCTCATCTTTGAGGATCGCAAGTTTGCTGACATCGGGAACACGGTCAAGCATCAGTATGAAG GTGGATTGTACCAGATCTCATCTTGGTCCCACATAGTGAACGCCCACGCGGTGCCGGGGCCCGGGGTCGTGAAGGGCCTCAGTGCCGTGGGAAAGCCTCTGGGCCGGGGCTGTTTGCTCATAGCACAGATGAGCTCCCAGGGGTCACTGGCTACTGGTGGATACACACAGGCTGTG CTGACGATGGCAGAGGAGCAGTCAGACTTTGTGATTGGGTTTATCTGTGGCTCCAAGATCTCCAAGAGGCCAGAGTTCATCCACATGACCCCTGGAGTGCAGATGAAGGCCGGAG GTGATGGGCTGGGCCAGCAGTACACCACCCCAGAGGAAGTCCTCTTCAACAAAGGCTCTGATGTCATCATCGTCGGCCGGGGTATCCTGGAGGCCCCTGATAGGCTGAAAGCTGCTGAGTCGTACAGAAAGTCAGGCTGGGAGGCTTACACAAAGAGACTGGGCCAGAGTGGCCAGTAG